A genomic segment from bacterium encodes:
- a CDS encoding protein arginine kinase: MKFADLLTSSPSWTNAEGEFAEIVLSSRIRIARNLSQFKFPLRAKRDELEEIFNFIEERVATVRGDKLIVPLAELSPTEREFLAERHLVSREFLKNGKGKGVEIWKGESLAVVINEEDHLRLQALTPGLNLERAYELVNKLDDELSGKLPYAFSSQFGYLTACPTNTGTGLRVSVLIHLPGLIHSGKIRKVLEKLGQVGLSVRGLYGEGTKVEGNFFQISNQTTLGRKEEEIVDGLHKTVLQIVEYENNARELLLKSARLQIEDKIWRAYSILKNARLISSEEFINLSSAVRFGIGVGILKGLRLQTLNELLIFIQPAHLQKITGKPMEPSERDARRAMYVRQRL; encoded by the coding sequence ATGAAATTTGCTGACTTACTTACAAGCTCACCCTCCTGGACTAATGCTGAAGGTGAGTTTGCAGAGATTGTACTGTCGTCAAGGATAAGAATAGCAAGAAATCTTTCTCAATTTAAATTTCCGTTAAGAGCAAAAAGGGATGAGCTTGAAGAAATCTTTAATTTCATAGAAGAGCGGGTAGCAACAGTTCGTGGCGATAAACTTATAGTTCCATTGGCTGAGCTCTCTCCTACTGAGAGAGAATTCTTGGCCGAACGCCATCTTGTGTCACGTGAGTTTCTTAAAAATGGTAAAGGGAAAGGTGTAGAGATATGGAAAGGTGAGAGTTTAGCTGTTGTCATAAATGAAGAGGACCATTTGAGGCTGCAAGCACTGACTCCGGGGTTAAACTTGGAGAGAGCGTATGAACTTGTAAATAAGCTTGATGATGAGCTATCCGGGAAACTCCCATACGCATTTTCATCCCAATTTGGTTACCTTACAGCATGTCCTACAAATACTGGAACAGGATTGAGAGTATCTGTACTTATTCATTTACCAGGTCTTATACATTCAGGTAAGATAAGAAAGGTGCTTGAAAAACTTGGTCAAGTTGGCTTATCAGTAAGGGGCTTATATGGTGAAGGGACAAAAGTAGAGGGAAATTTCTTCCAGATATCAAACCAGACAACACTAGGCAGGAAGGAGGAAGAAATTGTTGACGGCTTGCATAAAACGGTACTACAAATTGTAGAATACGAGAATAATGCAAGGGAACTATTGCTTAAGAGTGCAAGACTCCAAATTGAGGATAAAATATGGCGTGCATATTCAATACTCAAAAATGCAAGACTTATATCAAGTGAAGAGTTCATAAATCTATCATCTGCTGTAAGATTTGGGATTGGAGTTGGAATCTTAAAAGGATTACGGTTACAGACTTTAAATGAGCTGTTGATATTTATTCAGCCAGCCCATTTACAGAAAATTACAGGAAAGCCTATGGAACCCAGTGAAAGGGATGCAAGAAGGGCAATGTATGTGAGACAGAGGCTGTGA
- a CDS encoding UvrB/UvrC motif-containing protein — translation MMLCDICHEKESTVFYTVIVNNQKTELHLCDDCAQKKGLIKPSSLFDLKEFIPLIPHEPEVEELKCPRCGLSYREFRETTKFGCADCYKTFEKKISSLLRRIHGSTQHIGKTIGAEPDEYKKDNRIHELRSRLKKAVENESYEEAARIRDEIRKIKNSKW, via the coding sequence ATGATGCTTTGTGATATATGCCATGAAAAGGAGTCTACTGTATTTTACACTGTAATTGTGAATAATCAGAAGACTGAGCTTCATTTATGTGATGACTGTGCCCAAAAGAAGGGTCTTATTAAGCCATCTAGCCTATTTGACCTTAAGGAGTTTATCCCATTAATACCACATGAGCCAGAAGTTGAGGAACTTAAATGTCCAAGATGTGGCTTATCATATAGAGAATTTAGAGAGACTACTAAATTTGGCTGTGCAGATTGTTACAAGACATTTGAAAAAAAGATATCTTCATTACTCCGCCGAATCCATGGCAGTACACAACACATTGGAAAGACAATTGGTGCTGAGCCTGATGAATATAAGAAAGATAATAGAATACACGAGTTAAGGAGCCGTCTTAAAAAAGCAGTAGAGAACGAGTCGTACGAGGAAGCAGCCCGTATAAGGGATGAAATAAGGAAGATTAAAAACTCAAAATGGTAG
- a CDS encoding ABC transporter ATP-binding protein has product MSKVCSKDIILEAQDIYKIYKEDTKKVEVLKDLNLQVALGEIVVIFGPSGCGKTTLIHILGGLDKPTQGKVLLGGVDIFAHSDKELSKIRNKEIGFVFQFHQLMPEFTALENVKLPTLIGRENQLTERCTLLLDAVGLKGKEHKIPPHLSGGERQRVGVARALVNNPRIVLADEPSGNLDPETSGELHNLFLKLNKEHNVTFLIATHKESLANIGSRVLKLEAGKLKEV; this is encoded by the coding sequence ATGAGTAAAGTTTGCTCAAAGGATATTATACTTGAGGCTCAAGATATTTACAAGATTTATAAAGAAGATACAAAGAAAGTTGAAGTCTTAAAAGACTTGAATCTTCAGGTCGCTCTGGGTGAGATAGTTGTGATTTTTGGTCCTTCTGGATGTGGTAAGACTACTTTGATTCATATACTTGGTGGGCTTGATAAGCCAACGCAAGGTAAGGTACTACTTGGTGGGGTAGATATTTTTGCACACTCAGATAAAGAACTCTCTAAAATAAGGAATAAAGAGATAGGGTTTGTATTTCAGTTTCATCAGCTGATGCCTGAATTTACTGCACTTGAGAATGTCAAGCTCCCCACTCTAATTGGTAGAGAAAATCAACTTACTGAAAGATGTACCCTACTCCTTGATGCAGTAGGGCTAAAAGGTAAAGAGCATAAAATTCCACCGCATCTCTCAGGTGGTGAGCGTCAAAGAGTGGGAGTAGCGAGGGCGCTTGTTAATAATCCGAGAATTGTGCTTGCAGATGAGCCTTCAGGGAACTTGGATCCAGAGACAAGTGGAGAGTTACATAACCTTTTCTTGAAACTTAATAAAGAACACAATGTAACATTTCTAATTGCTACCCATAAAGAGTCACTTGCTAATATAGGGAGTAGAGTGTTAAAATTGGAAGCTGGAAAGTTAAAGGAGGTATGA
- a CDS encoding ABC transporter permease, protein MELFIARRHITASGGVFRKVISGISVGGVTIGVGCLLVVMSVMNGFHKELRDKILATSPDVIVLKFHNESISDYKSLIQRIYKIQHVKSVEPFIYSKGILKSRTTQDGVILRGVIGNDKIKNLDGELTGLVLGKTLADGLGAFLHDTLILFGVQELSPFGIRTGKFEVTGIFNAGLYEYNSSLAYLPLSSIQDFLGIGDKVTGLELRLDDIYKAPGVAVAINKEIGYPYYATHWIELNSNLFSALRLEKVTMFTLLLLIIVVACFGIAATLIMLVTQKTREIGVLRAIGATSNMVRRIFMLEGLLIGLVGTIVGTGIGLGLSFILSKYHFISLPPGVYGIETLPVCMRLTDFILVGIGAIFISFIASIYPASKAAKLLPSEAIRYE, encoded by the coding sequence TTGGAACTCTTTATAGCGCGTAGGCATATCACTGCGTCGGGTGGTGTATTCAGGAAAGTAATTTCGGGTATCTCAGTTGGAGGTGTTACAATTGGAGTTGGCTGCTTACTTGTAGTTATGTCAGTTATGAATGGATTCCATAAAGAGTTACGTGATAAGATATTAGCTACAAGCCCTGATGTGATTGTTCTTAAGTTTCACAATGAGTCCATATCAGATTATAAATCATTGATACAGCGTATTTATAAGATTCAGCATGTAAAAAGTGTTGAGCCATTTATTTATTCCAAGGGAATACTAAAGAGTAGGACAACACAGGATGGAGTTATATTGAGGGGTGTAATTGGAAACGATAAGATTAAGAATTTAGATGGTGAGCTTACCGGGCTTGTACTTGGCAAAACTCTTGCAGATGGGCTTGGTGCATTCTTGCACGATACATTGATATTGTTTGGAGTACAAGAGTTAAGCCCATTTGGAATAAGGACAGGAAAATTTGAAGTTACTGGTATATTTAATGCTGGGCTTTATGAATATAATTCATCACTCGCTTATTTACCACTTAGCTCTATTCAAGATTTTCTTGGCATTGGCGATAAAGTGACAGGACTTGAACTACGGCTTGATGATATCTACAAAGCACCTGGGGTTGCAGTTGCTATAAATAAAGAGATTGGTTACCCATATTATGCTACACACTGGATAGAGTTAAATTCAAATTTATTCTCTGCGTTAAGATTGGAGAAAGTGACAATGTTTACATTACTATTACTAATAATTGTAGTTGCCTGTTTTGGGATAGCGGCTACTCTTATTATGCTTGTAACACAGAAGACAAGAGAAATAGGGGTATTGAGAGCTATAGGGGCGACTTCAAATATGGTAAGACGTATTTTTATGTTAGAGGGGCTGTTAATAGGGCTGGTAGGGACTATAGTTGGGACAGGAATTGGGTTGGGTCTATCTTTTATACTTAGTAAATATCATTTTATATCGTTGCCGCCCGGTGTATATGGAATTGAGACATTACCTGTTTGTATGAGATTAACTGATTTTATCCTTGTTGGCATAGGTGCTATCTTTATATCATTTATTGCAAGCATTTATCCGGCTTCAAAAGCAGCAAAATTATTACCATCAGAAGCAATAAGATATGAGTAA